DNA from Bradyrhizobium japonicum USDA 6:
CCAGGCGTTCGACCATGCCGCGCACCATCGCGTTGCGATCGCCCTCGTTCATGTCCTTGGAGGCTGCGACCGTCTCGTCCGACAGCGCCGGCATCGTAGCGCCACCGCCGCCGACCCGCGCGAGCGAAGTCTGCACCAGAGGACGCCATGGCGCATCCGCCGGCGCTTTCGCCAGCAGTGCGCGCCAGATGTTGGCGGCATCGTCCTTGCGGCCATCCTGCTCGGCGGCGAGCCCGAGGAAATAGTTCGCCTTGGGATCGTCCGCGTTCAGGCCACGCGCGCGCTCGAATTCGGTCTTGGCCTCGGCGGTCACCACGCCGCCGGCAGCAGCCGCGATCGCCTCGCCGAGATCGGCCCGGCGCTCCGAACTCTCACCATTGTAGGTGAGCGAGTTGCGATAGGCTCGCACCGCATCGTCGAAGCGGCCGAGCCGCACCAGCACCGGCGCGAGCACGTTCCAGCCACGCCCGTCGGTCGGATTCTTTTCCAGATGCTGCTCGACCTGCACGACGAGATTCTCGAGCGCCATGCCGGACCCGGCCCCGCGCTCCCGCTGCGCCAGGGGAAAGTCCTGAAGCCTGGGCGAGCCGAGCGGCATGTAGACGCCGATCGCAATGAGCGGCAGGCCGGCAAGCGCCAGCACAGCCGCCGCGCGGCGCCATTTGAGGCTCGATGTCGGTTCCGATGCGGGCTCGCTCCCGGCCGCGGCAAGCAGCCTGCGGCTGATCTCGACACGTGCGGCCTCGGCTTCCGGTGCGGCGATCAGTCCTGCGGCGAGATCACGCTCGATCTCGGCCAGCTGGTCCTTGTAGACCGCGACCTCGCTCCCCTGACTTTGCGCGCGTCCGCCGCGCCCGAGCGGAAGAAGCACGGCGAAGATCGCCGCGACCGTCATCAGCGCGAACACGAACCATAGCGTCATCTGGCAAGCTTCCGGCGGCGCGCAAACCGCGCCCATAGGTGGCTTTACACCACGGCCGGACGATGCGGCAATTGACAATTGTCAATTTGGCGCGACCGCACACAGTCCCCGAAACTGTGAAAATCCAACGGCTTAACGGATCTCGAAGTCCGCGCTTTGAGCGGCGTCCTCGCCGTGCCCGTTGAAGGCCCTCAGGAAGTATGTTCCCGGCTCGATTGCTTCAGGCAATTTGATGC
Protein-coding regions in this window:
- the ccmI gene encoding c-type cytochrome biogenesis protein CcmI; the protein is MTLWFVFALMTVAAIFAVLLPLGRGGRAQSQGSEVAVYKDQLAEIERDLAAGLIAAPEAEAARVEISRRLLAAAGSEPASEPTSSLKWRRAAAVLALAGLPLIAIGVYMPLGSPRLQDFPLAQRERGAGSGMALENLVVQVEQHLEKNPTDGRGWNVLAPVLVRLGRFDDAVRAYRNSLTYNGESSERRADLGEAIAAAAGGVVTAEAKTEFERARGLNADDPKANYFLGLAAEQDGRKDDAANIWRALLAKAPADAPWRPLVQTSLARVGGGGATMPALSDETVAASKDMNEGDRNAMVRGMVERLATRLKQNGDDVEGWLRLVRAYLVMGDRDRAMGASTDARQAVANDAARLRQLNEGLKTLGLDG